In Pyrus communis chromosome 1, drPyrComm1.1, whole genome shotgun sequence, the following are encoded in one genomic region:
- the LOC137748072 gene encoding ATP-dependent RNA helicase DEAH11, chloroplastic-like, with translation MRSSYPRTTSRQPQPSGIPRRLPPPSYPPNNFYRQTPPPSRTSFIVELLADHRSLRKHEIDAVIANCKARPERVEVSPASRIVASLFYTQWVDALEALVYFWESRLDRFHDLIPKLNRIVSVASDLDELRDRLKALFSGRIKKLMDGEAVKKWEAKRVWLCNDNERVSKLLRRHNHLWSFSELNETLKRNRSEIQLVESRIREFKSAMNCLLDYLEGKGAEESGEEGVKVFKFSSEVYDWSQIHSLIVRECRRLEEGLPIYAYRQQILQQILTQQVMVLIGETGSGKSTQLVQFLADSGIAAEQSIVCTQPRKIAAMSLSQRVREECNGCYRGKSVSCNSTFLSGQQLVSKVTFMTDHYLLQHYMSDTKMSGISCIIVDEAHERSLNTDLLLALLKDLLGRRSSLRLIIMSATADANVLSEYFYHCGIFYVLGRSFRVDVRYVPSFTEGTSSDASYVSDVMRVATDVHRKEKEGTILAFLTSQLEVEWCCDKFIAPHAIALPLHGKLSYEDQFNVFQNYPGKRKIIFATNLAETSLTIPGVKYVIDSGMAKESKFEPGSGMNVLRVCMISQSSANQRSGRAGRTEPGVCYRLYSEYDFEAMPPCQEPEIRRVHLGVAVLRILALGVKNLHDFKFIDAPSSEAIDLAIRNLVQLGAVKQKNGVFELTQEGRCLVKLGVEPRLGKLILGCCDLNLRMEGLVLAAVMANSRSIFCRVGNDEEKLRSDCIKVKFCHRDGDLFTLLSVYKEWDSLSRDERNVWCWENSINAKTMRRCQDTVMELESCLKHELHMIISGTWCWDPRESNDCDKHLKKVILSSLADNVAMFSGYDQLGYEVALTGQHVRLHPSCSLLVFGEKPSWVVFGEILSVSNQYLVCVTSFDFKSLSALYPPPSFDVSKMESRKLQLKVLTGFGITVLKRFCGKANSYLLHLVSRIRTICEDELINIKVGYYQNEIMLFATSNNMDRVESFVNNALECEKKWMRNECLEKCLYHSSGVLPPVALFGAGAEIKHLELHKRCLTFNVIHSKLDSEDDKELLSELEKSISGGICAIHKFPSTGQESVDKGKWVRVTFQTPEAAQKAAELNESEFSGSILKVIPSQVDHKIFSFPAVRAKVYWPRRLSKGFAIVKCHMNDIYPIIDDFSNLEVGGKKIRCEISKKRDMDAIVIYGLSKDLSEAEILDVLRTATRRQILDFFLLRGDAVGNPPCSFCEEALLKEISPFMPKRYSHNSCSVQVFEPEPKRVFMRALITFDGRLHLEAARALEELEGKVLPGFLPWQKIKCQQLFHSSLSCPAPVYLVIKKQLDTLLSSFIHLNGVECSLDRNANGSYRVKISATATKVVAELRRRVEELVKGKTIDHASLTPAVLQLLFSRDGISLMHALQRETGTYILFDRRSLSVQVFGSSDQVGVVEKKLVDSLLTLHDNKLLEIRLQGHTLPPELMKEVVNRFGPDLRGLKEKIPGADFGLNVRRQVISIHGSKDVKQKVEESIYEIVQTSGSSTQRFKSDVDCPICMCEIEDEYRLEDCGHLFCRSCLVEQCESAIKNQDSFPMFCAHEGCRSLILFIDLKSLLSNEKLEELFRASLGAFVASSAGIYRFCPSPDCSSVYQVAAPGTDGEPFVCGACYAETCTRCHLEHHPYLSCEQYREFKEDPDSSLKQWCKGKEHVKSCPVCRYTIEKIDGCNHIECRCGKHICWACLEYYATSDECYTHLRTIHLAII, from the exons ATGAGATCATCATACCCGCGCACTACTTCCCGGCAACCTCAGCCGTCGGGAATTCCCCGCCGTTTGCCTCCCCCCAGTTACCCGCCCAACAACTTCTACCGCCAAACCCCTCCTCCCTCCCGCACAAGCTTCATCGTCGAGCTACTCGCCGATCACCGGAGTCTCCGAAAGCATGAAATCGACGCCGTGATCGCTAACTGCAAGGCCAGGCCCGAACGCGTTGAGGTTTCTCCAGCCAGTCGCATCGTGGCCTCCTTGTTCTACACGCAATGGGTCGATGCGCTAGAAGCCCTCGTTTATTTTTGGGAGTCCCGGCTGGACCGGTTTCATGATCTCATTCCTAAGTTGAACCGAATCGTCTCTGTTGCCTCCGATCTCGACGAGCTCCGGGACCGGCTGAAAGCCCTGTTCTCCGGCCGGATTAAGAAATTGATGGACGGAGAGGCGGTGAAGAAGTGGGAGGCGAAGCGAGTTTGGCTGTGCAACGACAACGAACGAGTTTCCAAGTTGCTCCGGCGGCATAACCATCTGTGGAGTTTCAGCGAGTTGAATGAGACACTAAAGAGGAACAGGAGCGAAATTCAATTGGTTGAGAGCAGGATTAGGGAGTTTAAGTCCGCCATGAATTGCTTGCTTGATTATCTTGAGGGGAAAGGGGCGGAGGAATCGGGTGAAGAAGGGGTGaaggttttcaaattttcgagTGAAGTTTATGATTGGAGTCAAATTCACAGCTTAATAGTTCGGGAATGCCGCAGGCTCGAAGAAGGGTTGCCCATTTACGCTTATCGGCAGCAAATTCTACAGCAAATTCTTACCCAGCAG GTCATGGTATTGATTGGAGAGACTGGCTCAGGGAAAAGTACACAGCTGGTGCAGTTTCTTGCCGATTCTGGAATTGCTGCCGAGCAGTCCATTGTATGCACTCAGCCTCGAAAGATTGCTGCCATGTCGTTGTCGCAGAGAGTTAGAGAAGAATGTAATGGGTGTTACAGAGGAAAATCAGTATCTTGTAATTCAACATTTTTGTCTGGGCAGCAGTTGGTTTCGAAGGTGACATTTATGACAGATCACTATTTACTGCAGCATTACATGAGTGATACTAAGATGTCTGGTATTTCTTGCATAATAGTCGATGAGGCTCACGAAAGGAGCCTGAATACTGATCTCCTGTTGGCATTGTTAAAAGATTTACTTGGTCGACGGTCTAGTTTACGACTTATTATAATGTCTGCAACAGCTGATGCCAATGTGCTTTCCGAATATTTTTATCATTGTGGAATCTTTTATGTATTGGGGAGGAGCTTTCGCGTTGATGTTAGATATGTACCATCTTTCACTGAAGGAACTTCTAGTGATGCTTCCTATGTTTCTGATGTGATGAGGGTAGCAACAGATGTACACAGAAAAGAGAAAGAGGGGACGATTCTTGCCTTTTTGACTTCCCAGTTGGAAGTAGAATGGTGTTGTGATAAGTTTATAGCACCACATGCAATTGCATTGCCCTTGCATGGAAAACTTTCTTATGAAGATCAATTTAATGTTTTCCAAAACTACCCtggaaaaaggaaaatcatATTCGCCACTAATCTGGCTGAGACATCTCTGACAATTCCTGGGGtaaagtatgtgattgattcTGGTATGGCAAAAGAAAGCAAATTTGAACCGGGAAGTGGTATGAATGTTCTGAGAGTTTGTATGATCAGCCAGAGTTCTGCTAATCAAAGAAGTGGCCGTGCTGGAAGAACTGAACCAGGAGTATGTTATAGACTTTACTCAGAATATGACTTTGAGGCTATGCCTCCTTGTCAGGAACCTGAGATTCGCAGAGTTCATCTTGGTGTTGCAGTTCTGAGGATTCTGGCTTTAGGCGTCAAGAATTTACATgactttaaatttattgatgCACCTTCTTCTGAAGCTATTGACTTGGCTATCAGGAACCTTGTTCAGTTGGGAGCTGTTAAGCAAAAGAATGGTGTTTTTGAGTTAACCCAGGAAGGTCGGTGCTTGGTTAAATTGGGTGTTGAGCCTCGGCTTGGTAAATTAATTCTTGGTTGTTGTGACCTTAACTTGCGTATGGAGGGTCTTGTTCTTGCAGCTGTAATGGCAAATTCCCGCAGCATATTTtgtagagttggtaatgatgaagaaaagcttaGATCAGACTGCATCAAGGTGAAATTTTGTCATCGTGATGGTGACCTCTTTACCCTTCTCTCTGTGTACAAGGAATGGGATTCTTTGTCTCGAGACGAGAGAAATGTGTGGTGCTGGGAAAACAGCATCAATGCCAAAACAATGAGGAGATGCCAAGACACGGTGATGGAATTGGAGTCTTGCCTTAAACATGAACTCCACATGATAATTTCTGGTACCTGGTGTTGGGATCCACGTGAATCAAATGATTGTGACAAACATTTGAAAAAGGTTATACTTTCTTCCCTTGCAGATAATGTTGCTATGTTCTCAGGTTATGATCAACTTGGTTACGAAGTGGCATTAACTGGGCAGCATGTTAGGCTGCATCCTTCGTGTTCATTGCTAGTATTTGGGGAGAAACCTAGTTGGGTAGTGTTTGGTGAAATCCTGTCGGTTTCTAATCAGTATCTGGTGTGTGTCACTTCCTTTGATTTCAAGTCTTTGTCTGCGCTTTatcctcctccttcatttgatgtatCAAAGATGGAAAGTCGAAAGCTTCAGCTGAAAGTGTTGACTGGTTTTGGCATTACTGTTCTTAAAAGATTTTGTGGGAAGGCAAACAGTTATCTGCTTCATCTCGTGTCCCGTATTAGGACAATTTGCGAGGATGAACTTATCAACATTAAAGTCGGTTACTATCAGAATGAGATTATGTTGTTTGCCACCTCAAATAACATGGATAGGGTTGAAAGCTTTGTAAATAATGCCTTGGagtgtgaaaaaaaatggatgcgTAATGAATGCTTGGAGAAATGCTTATATCACAGTTCTGGCGTCTTGCCTCCTGTAGCATTGTTTGGAGCCGGTGCAGAGATCAAACATCTGGAGCTTCATAAAAGGTGTTTGACATTTAATGTAATTCATTCAAAACTGGATTCTGAAGATGATAAGGAGTTACTTAGTGAGCTTGAGAAGTCTATCTCTGGTGGTATATGTGCTATTCACAAGTTCCCCAGCACTGGGCAGGAAAGTGTTGACAAAGGAAAATGGGTGAGGGTAACATTTCAAACTCCTGAAGCGGCTCAAAAAGCAGCTGAGCTAAACGAATCTGAATTTAGTGGCTCCATACTGAAGGTTATTCCTTCGCAGGTAGAtcataaaatattttcattCCCCGCTGTTAGAGCTAAGGTTTATTGGCCTCGCAGGCTAAGCAAGGGGTTTGCAATCGTCAAATGCCACATGAATGATATCTATCCCATAATTGATGACTTTTCTAACCTTGAAGTTGGTGGAAAAAAAATTCGCTGTGAGATTAGCAAAAAAAGGGACATGGATGCTATCGTGATATATGGACTAAGCAAAGATCTGTCCGAGGCTGAAATTTTGGACGTGTTGAGGACTGCTACAAGAAGGCAAATCCTTGATTTTTTTCTGCTGAGAGGAGATGCTGTAGGAAATCCACCATGTAGTTTTTGTGAAGAAGCACTCTTAAAAGAAATATCACCTTTTATGCCTAAGAGGTATTCCCACAATAGCTGCAGTGTTCAGGTTTTCGAGCCTGAACCAAAGAGAGTTTTCATGAGAGCTTTGATTACATTTGATGGAAGATTACACTTGGAAGCGGCGAGAGCTTTAGAAGAATTAGAAGGGAAGGTACTGCCTGGGTTCCTTCCATGGCAAAAGATAAAATGCCAGCAGTTGTTTCATAGCTCTCTATCCTGCCCCGCCCCTGTCTATCTTGTGATCAAGAAGCAGCTGGATACTTTACTCTCAAGTTTTATACATCTAAATG GTGTAGAATGCAGCTTAGATAGGAATGCTAATGGTTCCTACCGAGTGAAGATATCTGCCACTGCTACAAAAGTTGTTGCAGAACTGAGAAGACGTGTGGAAGAGCTTGTTAAGGGAAAGACTATAGACCACGCCAGCCTTACTCCAGCTGTTTTACAGCTTCTTTTCTCTAGGGATGGCATCAGTCTAATGCACGCACTCCAGCGGGAGACAGGAACCTATATTCTTTTTGACAGACGTAGCCTCAGTGTACAGGTCTTTGGTTCTTCAGACCAAGTTGGTGTGGTAGAGAAGAAATTGGTCGATTCCCTTTTAACCCTCCATGACAATAAGCTGCTTGAGATCCGACTTCAAGGCCATACCTTACCTCCCGAGTTGATGAAAGAGGTTGTTAACAGGTTTGGGCCAGACTTACGGGGGCTCAAAGAGAAGATCCCAGGGGCTGATTTTGGTCTAAATGTTCGCCGTCAAGTAATTTCCATCCATGGAAGCAAGGATGTGAAGCAAAAAGTAGAAGAGAGTATTTATGAGATTGTACAGACGTCAGGTAGTTCAACTCAGAGGTTTAAGAGTGATGTTGATTGCCCCATATGTATGTGTGAGATTGAAGATGAATACCGGCTCGAGGACTGTGGGCATTTATTTTGCCGCTCGTGTTTAGTGGAGCAGTGCGAGTCGGCAATTAAGAACCAAGATAGTTTCCCAATGTTTTGTGCACACGAGGGTTGCAGATCTcttattttgttcattgatctGAAGTCTCTATTATCAAATGAGAAGCTGGAGGAGCTATTTAGGGCTTCACTgggggcgtttgttgcatcAAGTGCAGGTATTTACAGGTTTTGCCCGTCTCCTGACTGCTCTTCTGTGTATCAAGTAGCTGCTCCTGGGACAGACGGTGAACCATTTGTTTGTGGTGCATGTTATGCCGAGACATGTACCAGGTGCCATTTAGAACATCATCCATACCTCTCATGTGAGCAGTACCGGGAGTTCAAGGAAGACCCAGATTCATCGTTGAAGCAGTGGTGCAAAGGAAAAGAACATGTGAAGAGCTGCCCAGTATGCAGGTATACAATTGAGAAGATAGACGGGTGCAACCATATAGAATGTAGGTGTGGGAAGCACATTTGCTGGGCCTGTTTGGAGTATTATGCAACGAGCGACGAATGCTATACCCATTTGAGGACTATTCACCTGGCCATCATTTGA